One window from the genome of Xenorhabdus bovienii SS-2004 encodes:
- a CDS encoding DUF1107 domain-containing protein — translation MKIFHHYNPLKVALYVKTLFRGRLYIKDMGAFEFNYGKILPPKIKDKRHLNVMSEINQQVLRLQAEMG, via the coding sequence ATGAAAATCTTTCACCATTATAACCCACTGAAAGTTGCTCTTTACGTAAAAACTCTATTTCGTGGGCGTTTGTATATTAAGGACATGGGCGCTTTTGAATTTAACTACGGGAAGATCTTGCCACCCAAGATAAAAGATAAACGTCACTTGAATGTAATGAGTGAAATTAATCAGCAGGTGTTGCGCCTACAGGCCGAAATGGGGTAG
- a CDS encoding hemolysin family protein codes for MLNSLLIILLLCAISAFFSLSEISLAASRRIKLKLMADEGNLNAAHVLKLQETPGMFFTIVQIGLNAVAILAGVVGESAFSPALKTLFSNFMRQEWADQLGFICSFIIVTSFFILLADLIPKRIGMIKPEAVAVRIVNPMRFCLATFRPLVWLFNGLADCFFKIFKIPMARNEDITSDDIYAVVAAGALAGVLRKQEHELIENVFELESRTVPSAMTSRESVIYFDKNEDENSIKEKISTHPHSKFLVCDGGIDHVTGYVDSKDLLNRVLNGQSLSLKDGVQTRNALMIPDTLSLSDTLESFKAAGEDFAIILNEYALVMGVITLNDVMTTLMGDLVDQGQEEQIVVRDENSWLVEGGTPIEDVLRVLDIDDFPDSNNYETIAGFMMFRLRKIPKRTDFVKFSGYKFEVVDIDNYKIDQLLVTKIVDTPAQSNPSPSSQAQVQ; via the coding sequence ATGTTAAATAGTTTATTAATAATACTTTTGCTATGTGCAATCAGCGCATTTTTTTCGCTATCTGAAATTTCTCTGGCCGCCTCAAGAAGGATCAAATTAAAACTCATGGCCGATGAAGGGAACCTCAATGCTGCCCATGTGCTTAAGTTACAAGAAACGCCAGGCATGTTCTTTACTATTGTTCAAATTGGTCTGAATGCAGTTGCGATCCTCGCGGGCGTCGTGGGAGAATCTGCATTTTCACCCGCCCTGAAAACACTATTCTCGAACTTCATGCGTCAGGAATGGGCCGATCAACTTGGCTTTATCTGTTCTTTCATTATCGTCACCAGTTTCTTTATTCTGCTTGCTGATTTGATTCCTAAACGTATTGGCATGATTAAGCCCGAAGCCGTTGCAGTGAGAATTGTCAATCCAATGCGTTTCTGTCTGGCAACTTTTCGCCCGCTGGTATGGCTGTTCAATGGCCTTGCTGACTGTTTCTTCAAAATATTTAAAATTCCTATGGCACGTAATGAAGATATCACTTCCGATGATATTTATGCCGTTGTTGCAGCCGGAGCGTTAGCGGGTGTATTACGTAAACAGGAGCATGAGCTGATTGAAAATGTTTTCGAACTGGAATCCCGTACCGTGCCTTCTGCCATGACTTCCCGTGAAAGCGTTATTTATTTTGACAAGAATGAAGACGAAAACAGTATCAAGGAAAAAATATCCACCCATCCGCATTCAAAATTTCTCGTTTGTGATGGCGGTATTGACCATGTTACTGGCTATGTGGATTCCAAAGACTTACTCAACCGTGTTCTGAACGGGCAGAGCCTCAGCTTGAAAGATGGTGTTCAAACCCGCAATGCCTTGATGATTCCTGATACGCTCTCACTCTCTGATACGCTAGAAAGTTTCAAAGCGGCTGGTGAAGATTTTGCGATCATCCTCAACGAGTATGCATTGGTGATGGGAGTCATTACTTTGAATGACGTAATGACCACCTTAATGGGCGATTTAGTTGATCAGGGGCAGGAAGAGCAGATTGTTGTCCGCGATGAAAATTCATGGCTTGTTGAAGGTGGCACACCAATAGAAGATGTGTTGCGAGTACTGGATATCGATGATTTCCCAGACTCCAACAATTATGAAACCATCGCAGGATTTATGATGTTTCGCCTGCGGAAAATTCCAAAGCGTACGGATTTTGTGAAATTCAGCGGCTACAAATTTGAAGTGGTGGATATTGATAATTACAAAATCGACCAATTGCTGGTGACGAAAATTGTGGACACGCCTGCCCAATCCAACCCATCTCCCAGCAGTCAAGCACAGGTCCAGTAA
- the msrA gene encoding peptide-methionine (S)-S-oxide reductase MsrA, translating to MPNSANESQHVSTQDALLGRAIPLTVSPYHVITQHSINDIPENMEIAYIGMGCFWGVERLFWQQEGIYTTSVGYSGGTTPNPTYEEVCTGLTGHAEVVRIVFDPTKITYGQLLTLFWENHDPAQGMRQHGDIGTQYRSAIYTISSQQYEQALATREQFQQAMNENGDQRTITTEIHAAKPFYFAEDYHQQYLFKNPEGYCGLGGIGVCLLPTHKN from the coding sequence TTGCCAAATTCAGCCAACGAAAGCCAACATGTTTCCACACAGGATGCATTACTGGGTAGGGCAATCCCATTAACTGTATCACCCTACCATGTCATCACACAGCATTCGATAAACGACATTCCTGAAAACATGGAGATAGCCTATATAGGAATGGGGTGTTTCTGGGGAGTTGAGCGCCTGTTCTGGCAACAGGAAGGTATCTACACGACCTCTGTGGGTTACAGTGGTGGTACTACGCCAAATCCAACTTATGAAGAAGTCTGCACAGGGTTAACCGGACATGCCGAAGTAGTCAGGATCGTATTTGATCCAACCAAAATCACTTATGGGCAGTTATTGACGCTTTTCTGGGAAAATCACGATCCCGCCCAAGGTATGCGTCAACATGGTGATATCGGTACACAGTACCGCTCTGCCATTTATACTATTTCATCTCAACAATATGAGCAGGCACTCGCTACCCGCGAACAATTCCAGCAAGCGATGAATGAAAATGGCGACCAGCGCACAATCACCACGGAGATCCACGCAGCGAAGCCATTCTATTTTGCGGAAGATTATCACCAGCAGTATCTCTTCAAAAATCCTGAAGGGTATTGTGGACTCGGTGGTATTGGGGTATGCCTCCTCCCTACGCACAAAAACTAG
- the tamA gene encoding autotransporter assembly complex protein TamA: MSRYPFIFVLCVSVATPSAYSANLRLKVEGLSGELEKNARVQLSNISTEEVAPDARFQARVEKAIQQGLRPLGYYDPTVEFTYQEKTPPSRPVLTANVTPGEPVRVVEVNVDLEGSAKTDKDYAALIKKNMPKEGAILNHGEYEHFKGALNSLAVRKGYFDAVMKKSELEVSQEQHKSYWNFDFDSGDRYRFGSVRYHGSQIRENYLNNLLPFKQGEYYTSDQLAEFNSRLANTGWFNSVVVVPDFKVGHTSQDKLLPLDAFLVPSSANYVELGGGYATDVGPRVKAKWKKPWLNSRGHSLSTNINLSAPEQVIDASYKMPLKSNPLEQYYELQTGYKRKDINDTISDTATLNLSRNWDLFTGWQYGVNLRWSLSHFTQANVTNTTMLLYPGATVSRIRQRGGTMPYWGDSQRYSIDFSDKTWDSNVDFLVLQAHHVWIRTYKDKHRFVVRGDLGWIETNEFNKVPPGLRFFAGGDRSIRGYKYQKISPKNSEGKLTGASKLAVGSLEYQYNIYGNWWSALFVDTGEAVDDIKKSDFKTGAGIGVRWASPVGPIKFDLATPVGDASNHGIEFYIGLGAEL; encoded by the coding sequence GTGTCACGATACCCCTTCATATTTGTGCTTTGCGTGTCTGTCGCAACTCCATCGGCCTATAGTGCAAATTTACGATTGAAAGTGGAAGGTCTTTCTGGCGAACTGGAAAAAAATGCCAGAGTACAGCTCTCAAACATAAGTACCGAGGAAGTCGCTCCCGATGCGCGCTTTCAGGCCCGTGTCGAGAAAGCCATACAGCAAGGGTTAAGGCCATTGGGATACTACGATCCCACTGTTGAATTCACTTATCAGGAGAAAACACCACCTTCCCGCCCTGTTTTGACAGCGAACGTGACACCGGGTGAACCGGTACGGGTAGTCGAAGTCAATGTTGATTTGGAAGGTAGCGCAAAAACTGATAAAGATTATGCAGCACTCATCAAAAAAAATATGCCAAAGGAAGGGGCGATCCTGAATCATGGTGAATACGAACATTTCAAGGGTGCATTGAATAGTCTGGCAGTTAGAAAGGGTTATTTTGATGCTGTGATGAAAAAAAGTGAATTAGAAGTATCACAGGAGCAGCATAAATCCTATTGGAACTTCGATTTCGACAGCGGAGATCGTTACCGCTTTGGCTCCGTGAGATACCACGGCTCGCAAATTCGTGAAAATTACCTGAACAATCTTTTGCCGTTTAAACAAGGTGAGTATTACACTTCGGATCAACTTGCGGAATTCAACAGTCGTCTGGCGAATACCGGATGGTTCAATTCTGTGGTGGTCGTGCCTGATTTTAAGGTAGGCCACACGAGCCAGGATAAGTTATTGCCACTGGATGCTTTCTTGGTTCCCAGCTCTGCCAATTATGTTGAACTAGGGGGAGGTTATGCAACGGATGTTGGCCCCCGCGTTAAAGCAAAATGGAAAAAGCCATGGCTTAACTCTCGTGGGCATAGCCTGAGTACCAATATTAACCTGTCGGCACCTGAACAAGTTATTGATGCATCCTACAAAATGCCACTCAAATCTAATCCGCTTGAACAATATTATGAGTTGCAGACAGGTTATAAACGTAAAGATATTAACGATACCATTTCTGATACGGCAACATTGAACCTTTCCCGCAATTGGGATCTCTTCACCGGATGGCAATATGGTGTCAACTTACGCTGGAGTCTTAGTCACTTTACGCAGGCTAACGTGACAAATACGACGATGCTACTCTATCCGGGAGCGACTGTCAGCCGAATTCGCCAGCGTGGTGGCACTATGCCTTATTGGGGAGATAGTCAGCGTTATTCAATAGATTTTTCCGACAAAACCTGGGATTCGAATGTGGATTTCTTGGTGTTACAGGCCCATCACGTCTGGATCAGGACTTATAAGGATAAGCACCGCTTTGTGGTACGGGGTGATCTAGGCTGGATTGAAACCAATGAATTCAACAAAGTTCCACCGGGTTTACGTTTCTTCGCCGGGGGGGATCGCAGCATCCGTGGTTATAAATACCAAAAAATTTCACCGAAAAATAGTGAGGGAAAACTGACTGGGGCATCGAAACTAGCCGTTGGCTCACTGGAATATCAATACAATATCTATGGAAACTGGTGGAGTGCGTTGTTTGTGGATACTGGCGAAGCGGTGGATGATATTAAAAAGAGTGATTTTAAAACCGGCGCAGGGATTGGTGTGCGTTGGGCCTCACCCGTTGGGCCAATTAAATTTGATCTTGCGACGCCAGTAGGAGACGCAAGCAATCATGGTATTGAGTTTTACATCGGTTTAGGGGCTGAACTATGA
- the tamB gene encoding autotransporter assembly complex protein TamB, producing the protein MRWVKRLSMTFLLLVGLLLITIVGLVGTQTGLHFMINSAARWVPGLDIANVSGGWRDLTLKGVKYQMPGVSVSADNLYLSLRLSCLKHSHLCVNALTTEGVAVSVNTADLPPSEKSPASEPLTELKTPYPISLDLLSLKNIHVKVDDIVIALDEFKTGAQWREKQLTLKPTKISNLLVALPKTRPEQSGTVQKGKQKPEPEKSLGETLKALFAKPFLAELPNVPIPLDIMAENIHGSQLRLTGDTDITINDLRLQASNQGQQVDVKTFSVSAPEGSLSLQGTAGLSEQWPVKLVIKSNTNLNELKGQKLDLTLNGALLQQLNLALHLSGPIIANLSAQTELAKAGLPVRLTLESKQLQWPLTGEPEYRLDGVKLRLNGKASGYDLSLRSDIKGRDIPPALLMLDAKGNEELLRLTRLRLSALQGKAEITGIVDWSKAISWNANLILDGINTAKQWPEWPAKMNGKMAIRGSLYGGSWQLQIPEIALDGYVKQNIVKAHGKASGNAAGQWNIPQFDLTFGRNRLNVQGQLTDEKWKLDGEINAPQLNGLLPGLSGVVIGNVKLRGNMKAPQIVADLNARNVRWQNDLKVDSATIKGDVRSAEQIEGQLSVAVHQLKQADLIINNLMLNAKGTEKQHDLHLNIEGNPVSGQLALSGRFDRSQERWQGTINNTYFDTPVGEWRLNKAMVIDYLNPQQKVTIGTHCWLNPNAQICVPKPIEAGASGHAEVVLKRFDLAMIQPFLDKMTQVKGVFSGNANVKWTAGQALPQAKVVLQGNGVQLHQMVEGAALPVDFETLTVNAGLTNGKANVAWLFKLAGNGQLNGNVQVDDLEGRRKLSGNVDIRALSLKLIKPILGKDEKAEGGLNANLRFGGNVKNPLLFGQLKTDDLQIVSHWLPFDITQGQLAIYFDGVRSGLEGVIKTPKGQLNLNGNADWRNLNAWYAKIAANGEKLRVTVPPMVKIDVSPNLVLEATPDLLKLDGNVDIPWARITVQELPESAVGISSDEVMLDKNLQPIEKKKSSILVKSNLNIRIGDDVRLNAFGLKAQLKGVLKVIQDKQGLGLNGQIDIPDGRFHAYGQDLLVRKGTIIFSGPPEQPMLNIEAIRNPDSTANKVVAGVKVTGLADKPKVEIFSEPAKSQQEALSYLLRGEGLEKSGSDNNQMTSMLIGLGVSQSGQLVGKIGETFGVSDLALDTQGVGDKSQVVVSGKITNNLQVKYGVGIFDSLATLTLRYRVMPRLYLDAVSGIDQALDLLYEFEF; encoded by the coding sequence ATGAGGTGGGTCAAAAGGCTCAGTATGACTTTTCTGCTGCTTGTTGGCCTGCTGCTGATAACCATTGTGGGATTGGTTGGCACACAAACCGGACTGCATTTTATGATTAACAGCGCAGCACGTTGGGTTCCCGGACTGGATATCGCCAATGTCAGCGGAGGATGGCGTGATTTAACCTTAAAAGGTGTTAAATATCAGATGCCGGGAGTGAGTGTTAGTGCTGACAATTTATACCTTTCGCTACGTTTATCCTGCTTGAAACACAGTCACCTGTGTGTCAATGCGTTAACTACGGAAGGCGTGGCAGTCTCGGTGAATACGGCTGATCTTCCTCCATCAGAAAAGTCGCCTGCATCAGAGCCATTGACTGAATTGAAAACACCGTATCCTATTTCACTGGATTTGCTTTCTTTGAAGAATATCCACGTCAAGGTTGACGATATAGTGATTGCGTTGGATGAATTTAAAACAGGGGCGCAGTGGCGGGAAAAACAGCTGACATTGAAACCAACGAAAATCAGCAATCTATTGGTTGCTCTGCCTAAAACGCGGCCTGAACAAAGCGGTACAGTGCAAAAGGGCAAACAAAAGCCTGAACCTGAAAAATCATTGGGTGAAACCTTGAAAGCGCTATTTGCCAAACCTTTCTTAGCTGAATTGCCCAATGTTCCTATTCCTCTCGATATTATGGCAGAAAACATTCATGGCAGTCAGCTTCGCCTGACAGGTGATACAGATATCACGATTAATGATCTACGGTTGCAAGCCAGTAATCAGGGACAGCAGGTTGATGTGAAAACCTTCAGTGTAAGTGCACCGGAAGGCTCACTTTCGCTACAGGGGACGGCGGGGCTATCTGAACAGTGGCCAGTCAAACTGGTGATTAAGAGCAATACGAATCTGAATGAACTAAAAGGACAAAAGCTTGATTTAACCCTGAATGGTGCTCTGTTGCAGCAGCTTAATCTGGCATTGCATCTTTCAGGACCTATTATTGCCAATCTGAGTGCTCAGACTGAGTTGGCGAAGGCGGGTTTGCCTGTACGCCTGACATTGGAAAGCAAACAACTTCAGTGGCCATTGACGGGTGAACCGGAATATCGACTTGATGGTGTTAAGCTTCGACTGAATGGCAAAGCCAGTGGCTACGATCTCTCCCTCCGTTCAGATATTAAAGGTCGTGATATTCCTCCTGCATTACTAATGTTGGATGCGAAGGGTAATGAAGAATTGCTCAGGCTAACCCGTCTGCGTCTGTCTGCATTGCAGGGGAAAGCGGAGATCACTGGCATCGTTGACTGGAGCAAAGCGATTAGCTGGAATGCGAACCTGATTCTGGATGGCATCAATACCGCTAAACAATGGCCAGAGTGGCCAGCCAAAATGAATGGCAAAATGGCAATACGCGGTAGCTTGTATGGCGGCAGTTGGCAACTCCAGATCCCTGAAATTGCTCTTGATGGTTATGTGAAACAGAATATCGTCAAAGCACATGGCAAGGCGTCTGGCAATGCGGCGGGACAATGGAATATTCCTCAGTTTGACCTCACTTTTGGCCGTAATAGGCTGAATGTTCAAGGGCAGCTTACAGATGAAAAGTGGAAGTTGGATGGTGAAATTAATGCGCCACAGTTAAATGGATTACTGCCAGGATTGTCCGGTGTGGTTATCGGTAATGTGAAACTGCGCGGTAACATGAAAGCACCACAAATAGTGGCAGATTTAAATGCACGTAATGTGCGGTGGCAGAATGATCTGAAAGTGGATAGCGCCACGATTAAGGGAGATGTGCGCTCGGCTGAACAGATTGAAGGACAGCTCTCAGTTGCTGTTCATCAATTGAAACAGGCGGATTTAATCATCAATAATTTGATGCTAAATGCTAAGGGCACGGAAAAGCAGCATGATTTACATTTGAACATTGAGGGCAACCCCGTATCAGGTCAATTGGCACTCAGTGGTCGCTTTGACCGCAGTCAGGAACGCTGGCAAGGAACTATCAACAATACCTACTTTGATACTCCTGTCGGTGAGTGGCGCCTAAATAAGGCGATGGTCATTGATTACCTGAATCCACAGCAGAAAGTAACAATAGGAACACATTGCTGGCTTAACCCGAATGCACAGATCTGTGTTCCCAAACCGATTGAGGCGGGAGCCAGTGGCCATGCTGAAGTGGTGCTTAAACGTTTTGATTTGGCCATGATTCAGCCATTCCTTGATAAAATGACTCAAGTTAAAGGCGTGTTCAGCGGGAATGCCAATGTCAAATGGACGGCGGGACAGGCTTTGCCACAGGCTAAAGTCGTCTTGCAAGGAAATGGGGTTCAGCTTCACCAAATGGTTGAGGGAGCTGCATTACCTGTTGATTTTGAAACGTTAACAGTGAATGCAGGACTAACAAATGGTAAGGCAAATGTGGCATGGCTATTTAAGCTGGCAGGCAATGGGCAATTAAATGGCAATGTTCAGGTGGATGATCTGGAAGGCCGCCGCAAGCTATCTGGGAATGTGGATATTCGAGCTCTTTCTTTAAAGCTGATTAAACCGATCTTGGGTAAAGACGAAAAAGCGGAAGGAGGCTTGAATGCCAACCTGCGTTTCGGTGGTAATGTAAAAAATCCGCTGTTGTTTGGTCAGCTTAAGACGGATGACCTTCAAATCGTAAGTCACTGGTTACCTTTTGATATCACTCAAGGCCAGCTAGCTATCTATTTTGATGGTGTCCGCTCTGGCTTGGAGGGTGTTATCAAAACGCCTAAAGGGCAGCTGAACCTTAACGGCAATGCTGACTGGCGTAATTTGAACGCATGGTATGCCAAAATTGCCGCGAATGGTGAAAAATTGCGTGTGACAGTGCCGCCAATGGTGAAAATTGATGTTAGCCCTAATTTGGTACTTGAAGCTACGCCTGATTTACTGAAACTTGATGGGAATGTGGATATTCCGTGGGCACGCATTACGGTGCAGGAATTACCAGAGTCTGCTGTGGGTATTTCTTCTGACGAAGTCATGCTAGATAAAAATCTCCAGCCGATAGAAAAGAAAAAATCGTCCATTCTGGTTAAAAGTAACTTAAATATTCGCATTGGTGATGATGTCCGTTTGAATGCATTTGGTCTGAAAGCTCAACTTAAGGGGGTCTTGAAAGTCATTCAGGATAAACAGGGGCTGGGGTTGAATGGTCAAATTGATATTCCAGATGGTCGTTTCCATGCCTACGGGCAGGATTTGCTGGTACGCAAGGGCACAATTATATTTTCCGGCCCGCCGGAACAGCCAATGCTGAACATTGAAGCGATCCGTAACCCCGACTCGACGGCGAATAAGGTTGTCGCTGGTGTGAAAGTTACGGGATTGGCGGATAAACCCAAAGTTGAAATTTTCTCTGAGCCAGCAAAATCACAGCAGGAAGCACTGTCTTATCTTCTGCGTGGTGAAGGTTTGGAGAAGAGTGGTTCTGACAATAACCAAATGACTTCCATGCTAATTGGTTTGGGCGTTTCCCAAAGTGGTCAATTGGTTGGCAAGATTGGTGAAACTTTTGGTGTTTCTGATTTAGCTTTAGATACTCAGGGTGTGGGTGACAAATCTCAGGTTGTCGTCAGCGGCAAGATAACCAACAACTTGCAGGTGAAATACGGTGTTGGTATTTTTGATTCTCTGGCGACCTTGACATTACGCTATCGTGTAATGCCAAGATTGTATCTCGATGCGGTATCTGGTATTGATCAGGCTTTAGATCTGCTCTATGAGTTTGAGTTTTAA
- a CDS encoding gamma-glutamylcyclotransferase family protein, with amino-acid sequence MRVIVYGSLRRKQGNHHWMTYAQLLGEHRLEGYEIYDLGHYPAVIRGEGTIECEVYRITPSILTELDALKKNYQEYERELIKTPYGSAWIYLYRLPVDGLHRITCGDWIKRHEEE; translated from the coding sequence ATGCGAGTAATTGTTTATGGCAGCCTGAGGCGCAAACAAGGTAACCACCACTGGATGACCTATGCCCAACTTCTAGGAGAACATAGGTTAGAAGGTTATGAAATTTATGACCTGGGACATTATCCAGCGGTGATCCGTGGCGAAGGGACAATTGAATGCGAAGTATATCGCATTACGCCATCCATCCTGACAGAACTGGATGCTTTGAAAAAGAATTATCAGGAATACGAAAGGGAATTGATTAAAACACCTTACGGCAGTGCATGGATCTATTTATATAGACTGCCTGTTGATGGACTGCATCGGATAACATGTGGTGACTGGATCAAGCGCCACGAAGAAGAATAA
- the ppa gene encoding inorganic diphosphatase, whose translation MSLNNVPAGKELPEDIYVIIEIPANADPIKYEVDKESGALFVDRFMSTAMFYPCNYGYINNTLSLDGDPVDVLVPTPYPLQPGSVIRCRPVGVLKMSDESGEDAKLVAVPHTKLSKEYDHIKDVNDLPELLRAQITHFFEHYKDLEKGKWVKVDGWDNVEAAKAEILSSFERAAKK comes from the coding sequence ATGAGCCTGAACAATGTACCGGCCGGTAAAGAACTGCCTGAAGATATCTATGTCATCATTGAGATCCCTGCGAATGCAGATCCGATCAAATATGAAGTAGATAAAGAATCTGGCGCACTGTTTGTAGACCGTTTCATGTCTACTGCAATGTTCTATCCTTGCAACTACGGTTACATCAACAATACTCTGTCCCTTGATGGTGACCCTGTTGACGTGCTGGTTCCTACCCCATACCCATTACAGCCAGGTTCCGTTATTCGCTGCCGTCCCGTTGGTGTTCTGAAAATGTCCGACGAATCCGGTGAAGATGCGAAATTGGTCGCTGTTCCTCACACCAAACTGAGCAAAGAATACGATCACATCAAAGATGTGAACGATCTGCCAGAACTGCTGCGTGCCCAAATCACCCATTTCTTTGAACATTATAAAGATCTGGAAAAAGGCAAATGGGTGAAAGTTGACGGTTGGGACAATGTCGAAGCCGCTAAAGCTGAAATCCTGTCTTCTTTCGAACGCGCTGCTAAAAAATAA
- the fbp gene encoding class 1 fructose-bisphosphatase, whose amino-acid sequence MKTLGEFIVEKQQDFPHATGELTALLSAIKLGAKIIHRDINKAGLVDILGTSGVSNVQGEVQMKLDLYANEKLKAALKARGEVAGIASEEEDEIVVFDGDRAENAKYVVLMDPLDGSSNIDVNVSVGTIFSIYHRITPIGQPVTEDDFLQPGNRQVAAGYVVYGSSTMLVYTTGYGVHTFTYDPSLGVFCLTHEKVQFPAKGNMYSINEGNYIKFPMGVKKYIKYCQEQDEATQRPYTTRYIGSLVADFHRNLLKGGIYIYPSTASNPTGKLRLLYECNPIAFLAEQAGGKASDGKNRILDITPTQLHQRVPFFVGTKSMVEKAESFMAEFPGE is encoded by the coding sequence ATGAAAACATTAGGCGAATTCATCGTCGAGAAACAGCAAGACTTTCCTCATGCTACGGGTGAACTGACCGCACTGCTTTCTGCCATCAAACTGGGTGCCAAAATCATTCATCGGGACATCAATAAAGCTGGTCTGGTGGATATTTTAGGTACCAGCGGCGTATCGAATGTTCAGGGCGAAGTTCAGATGAAGCTGGATTTGTATGCCAATGAAAAACTGAAGGCTGCATTGAAAGCGCGCGGTGAAGTAGCAGGTATTGCTTCTGAAGAAGAAGATGAGATCGTTGTCTTTGATGGCGACCGTGCAGAAAATGCGAAGTATGTTGTTTTGATGGACCCACTGGATGGTTCTTCGAATATTGATGTAAACGTTTCCGTCGGGACTATTTTCTCAATTTACCATAGAATTACACCTATTGGGCAGCCAGTTACCGAAGACGATTTCCTGCAACCGGGAAATCGTCAGGTTGCGGCGGGTTATGTGGTCTATGGCTCATCCACTATGTTGGTTTACACCACAGGTTACGGAGTTCATACATTCACTTACGATCCCTCACTCGGCGTATTCTGCCTGACTCATGAAAAAGTTCAATTCCCTGCCAAAGGCAATATGTACTCCATCAACGAAGGAAACTACATCAAATTCCCGATGGGCGTGAAAAAGTACATCAAATATTGCCAAGAGCAAGACGAAGCCACCCAGCGCCCTTACACCACCCGTTATATTGGCTCGCTGGTTGCAGATTTCCACCGCAACCTGCTGAAAGGCGGCATCTATATTTATCCAAGCACCGCAAGTAATCCAACAGGAAAATTGCGTCTGCTGTATGAATGCAACCCGATTGCTTTTTTGGCTGAGCAGGCTGGCGGCAAGGCCAGTGATGGCAAAAACCGAATTCTAGATATCACACCAACCCAACTGCATCAGCGTGTTCCTTTCTTCGTGGGAACAAAATCAATGGTGGAAAAAGCCGAAAGCTTTATGGCTGAATTTCCAGGTGAGTAA